The Marinitoga sp. 38H-ov genomic interval ACCTTCCATTTCTCTTACAGATACCCAATTTCCAACATCTGACCATTCATATTCTGCTTTAACAGTATACACCTTTTCAGATTTTTCCATTAACGCATAATCAATACTTATTTTTCTAATTTCGGGATATTTTATATGTAATTCTTCAATATTATTTGGGTTTAAATTAATCATATTATTATATATATCCTCATTATATTTTCTCATTTCTTCTAAGAATACATCTTTTTTCCAAAAGAACATACCACTATTCCAATAATAATTTCCTTCTTTTAAATATTCAATTGCAGTATTATAATCTGGTTTTTCTTTAAAACTTTTCACTTTTAATATATTTTCTTCTATTTCTTCTCCTGATTCAATATAACCATATCCCGTTTCTGGTCTTGTTGGATTAATTCCCATTGTTATTAATCCATTATATTTTTCTGCTGCATATATTCCTTTTTCAACTGTTCTCCAAAATTTTTCCTTATTTGGTATATAATGATCTGCAGGCAAAATAAATACAACCTCTCCTTTATTAGCTACCAATGTTCCTAAAAAACATGCAGCTGCAGTATTTCTTGCAACTGGTTCTAATAATACATTTTTTTCATTTAATTCTGGTAATTCTTTTAATGTTTCTTCTTTATACTTTTCTGCTGTCACAACAAAAATATCACTTGGATCTAATTTAAATGCTAATCTTTCAAATGTTTCCCTTATTAATGATTTTTCAGAAAATATTTTTAAGAATTGTTTAGGTTTTTTAGATGTACTTAATGGCCAAAATCTCTCTCCAGAACCACCTGCTAATATTAT includes:
- a CDS encoding mannose-1-phosphate guanylyltransferase, which gives rise to MKAIILAGGSGERFWPLSTSKKPKQFLKIFSEKSLIRETFERLAFKLDPSDIFVVTAEKYKEETLKELPELNEKNVLLEPVARNTAAACFLGTLVANKGEVVFILPADHYIPNKEKFWRTVEKGIYAAEKYNGLITMGINPTRPETGYGYIESGEEIEENILKVKSFKEKPDYNTAIEYLKEGNYYWNSGMFFWKKDVFLEEMRKYNEDIYNNMINLNPNNIEELHIKYPEIRKISIDYALMEKSEKVYTVKAEYEWSDVGNWVSVREMEGYSDNNNNVHLVDSKNVFVKSNKNVGVVGLENIIIIETENGLLVAKEDKINDIREIVNQLKEKGEF